In Candidatus Vicinibacter proximus, the following are encoded in one genomic region:
- a CDS encoding glycosyl hydrolase: protein MRFIYLLPLLLNFMPSVYGQKTPYEKYYSAAEWRLVGPFRGGRSCAVTGIPNQPNAYLMGSTGGGIWKTSDSGKNWKNISDPFFGGSIGAIAISESDPNILFAGTGEETVRGNVSSGEGIWKSEDAGKTWFFAGLKYTRHISRIKIHPKNSNLIYLAAMGDLYQPNQERGIFKSVDGGKNWNKVLFVNDSVGAIDLIFDPGLPRIMYATTWKVQRTPYSLNSGGNGSSMWKSLDGGETWKEIGKNKGLPTGLWGISCLTICPSQTERLYAMIENENGGLFRSDNGGDTWERVNESRDLRQRAWYFSRLLADPLDPNTVYVLNVSLHKSTDGGKSFKTIPTQHGDNHDIWINPGNPSNMIVANDGGAQISLNGGASWSSVHNQPTAQFYRVSTDNSFPFRIYAAQQDNSTVRILHRNTKNRIDEGDWESTAGGESGHIAVDPDNPDIVYGGSYGGYLTRYDHKNQLSRNIHVWPDNPIGYGAEDLKYRFQWNFPILFSTHKPKKLYTASNYLHVSYNEGQSWETISPDLTRNDREKLKPSGGLITKDNTSVEYYCTIFAVAESKIKQDLIWVGSDDGLVHITENGGKNWTNVTPSELPEWCMINCIEADPFHAGGAYIAATSYKSGDYKPYLFKTEDYGKNWKKIISGISEEHFTRVIRADPISKGLLYCGTERGAYISFNDGKRWYDFQMNLPIVPITDLLIKDYSLIAATQGRSLWMIDDLTPLRDIKESEKEKYFLSKPKPAYRISGKMDKSVSNSGINHPSQIMLYVYLDSFNVKDSVEINLMNSNDKLVTNLSTYHKDKNYKIELNSGSNLILVPFKLEPAKSVEGMIMWGASLEGPLAPPGDYKIIFKSKKFTDSTKCTIIRDLNYPVEDNDVTRLYNFIKLSRDKVDEAHKTIINIRDVRRQLFDFSTKIENNEQNKPFFKLKTHIDSILSSIENELYQTKMQSVQDPINYPIKLTNKLAHLIALYNGASYPPTNQAEELGKYLSALIDAEILRFKNLQNNELKEINQLIRKAEWEIISPNKVEK, encoded by the coding sequence ATGCGCTTTATTTACTTATTGCCTTTGCTTTTAAACTTTATGCCTTCCGTCTATGGTCAGAAGACCCCTTATGAAAAGTACTATTCTGCAGCTGAATGGCGATTAGTTGGTCCATTTAGAGGAGGAAGATCTTGCGCGGTAACAGGTATTCCAAATCAGCCGAATGCCTATTTAATGGGGTCGACAGGAGGCGGTATTTGGAAAACTTCGGACTCAGGTAAAAATTGGAAAAACATCTCTGACCCATTTTTTGGTGGGTCAATCGGAGCTATTGCAATCTCGGAGTCGGATCCTAATATCCTGTTTGCAGGCACTGGTGAAGAAACAGTTAGAGGCAATGTTTCGTCCGGTGAAGGTATTTGGAAATCTGAGGATGCAGGCAAAACCTGGTTCTTTGCCGGTTTAAAATACACAAGGCATATTAGCAGAATAAAAATTCATCCCAAAAACTCTAACCTCATTTACCTTGCAGCAATGGGGGATTTATATCAACCAAATCAAGAAAGAGGAATTTTTAAATCTGTGGATGGTGGAAAAAATTGGAATAAGGTACTTTTTGTAAATGACTCTGTTGGTGCAATAGATCTCATTTTTGATCCTGGTTTACCTCGAATAATGTATGCTACGACTTGGAAAGTTCAAAGAACACCATATAGTTTGAACAGTGGTGGAAATGGCTCATCCATGTGGAAGAGTTTAGATGGTGGGGAAACATGGAAAGAAATCGGTAAGAATAAGGGTTTACCAACGGGTCTTTGGGGAATATCATGTCTGACTATATGCCCTTCTCAAACTGAAAGGCTTTATGCGATGATTGAGAATGAAAATGGTGGACTGTTTAGATCTGATAATGGCGGAGACACATGGGAAAGAGTCAATGAAAGCAGGGACTTAAGACAAAGGGCATGGTATTTTAGCAGGTTATTGGCTGACCCATTAGATCCAAATACAGTTTATGTTCTTAATGTTTCACTGCATAAATCAACGGATGGTGGAAAATCCTTTAAAACCATCCCAACACAACACGGTGACAATCATGATATCTGGATTAATCCAGGAAATCCTTCCAACATGATAGTAGCAAATGATGGTGGAGCCCAGATTTCTTTAAATGGTGGGGCAAGCTGGTCTTCTGTACACAATCAACCTACTGCACAATTCTATAGAGTATCTACAGACAATTCTTTTCCATTCAGAATCTATGCTGCACAACAAGACAATAGCACAGTTAGAATTTTGCATAGAAATACAAAAAACAGAATTGATGAAGGGGATTGGGAATCAACTGCAGGAGGCGAATCGGGCCATATTGCAGTAGATCCTGATAATCCTGACATAGTTTATGGAGGAAGTTATGGCGGCTATCTGACAAGGTATGATCACAAAAATCAGCTTTCTAGAAATATTCATGTTTGGCCTGATAATCCTATTGGATATGGTGCAGAAGATTTAAAATATAGATTTCAATGGAATTTTCCAATTTTGTTTTCAACACACAAACCAAAAAAGTTATATACTGCATCCAATTACCTTCATGTTAGCTATAATGAAGGGCAAAGCTGGGAAACAATTAGTCCTGATTTAACAAGAAATGATCGTGAAAAATTGAAACCTTCAGGTGGCCTTATTACAAAAGACAACACGTCAGTAGAATATTATTGTACAATATTCGCAGTTGCAGAATCTAAAATAAAACAAGATTTAATTTGGGTAGGTAGTGATGATGGCTTAGTGCATATTACCGAAAATGGTGGAAAAAACTGGACAAATGTTACTCCTTCAGAACTTCCAGAATGGTGTATGATTAACTGCATTGAAGCTGATCCATTCCATGCGGGCGGTGCCTACATTGCCGCCACTTCATACAAATCAGGCGATTATAAGCCATACTTATTTAAGACGGAAGACTATGGAAAAAATTGGAAAAAAATTATTTCAGGAATTTCCGAGGAACACTTTACCCGTGTGATCCGAGCTGATCCTATTTCTAAAGGATTATTGTATTGTGGGACAGAAAGAGGCGCCTATATTTCTTTTAATGATGGAAAAAGATGGTATGACTTTCAAATGAATTTGCCTATTGTTCCAATTACAGATTTACTCATTAAGGATTACTCGCTAATTGCTGCAACCCAAGGTAGAAGTCTTTGGATGATCGATGATCTTACACCATTGAGAGACATCAAGGAATCTGAAAAGGAAAAATATTTTTTATCAAAGCCAAAACCGGCTTATAGAATAAGTGGAAAAATGGACAAGTCGGTTTCTAATTCAGGAATAAACCACCCGTCCCAAATAATGCTATATGTTTACCTGGACAGTTTTAATGTGAAAGATTCTGTTGAAATAAATTTGATGAATTCTAATGATAAGTTAGTTACCAATCTGTCTACATACCATAAAGATAAAAATTATAAGATCGAACTCAACTCAGGCTCCAATCTCATTTTGGTTCCCTTTAAGTTGGAGCCTGCAAAATCTGTAGAAGGGATGATTATGTGGGGTGCTTCATTAGAAGGCCCTCTTGCCCCACCGGGAGACTATAAGATAATTTTCAAATCAAAAAAATTTACTGATTCGACAAAATGCACAATTATCAGAGATCTTAATTATCCAGTCGAAGATAATGATGTAACCAGACTCTATAATTTTATTAAACTATCCAGAGATAAAGTGGATGAAGCACACAAAACAATAATAAATATACGTGACGTCCGTAGACAACTTTTTGATTTCAGTACCAAGATTGAAAATAACGAACAGAATAAGCCATTTTTCAAGCTAAAAACACATATAGACAGTATTTTGAGTTCAATTGAAAATGAATTGTATCAAACCAAAATGCAAAGTGTCCAAGATCCTATAAATTATCCTATAAAGCTAACCAATAAACTTGCGCATTTAATTGCTTTATACAACGGTGCATCCTATCCTCCAACCAATCAGGCGGAAGAATTGGGTAAATATTTGTCTGCCCTCATTGATGCGGAAATTTTGCGTTTTAAAAATTTACAAAATAATGAGCTTAAAGAAATTAATCAATTGATTCGAAAGGCAGAATGGGAGATAATTTCACCAAACAAAGTTGAAAAGTAA
- a CDS encoding pseudouridine synthase, translating into MKNLCYFAAYKPYGMISQFTPECEGDITLSSLFSFPSDVYPVGRLDKDSEGLLILTNDPKINSTILNPLNKCVKTYWVQVDGNADDDFIKKISQGVKIKLKDKFYNTLPCEAKVIQGDIKVPERNPPVRIRKQIPTTWLEIKLKEGKNRQIRKMCSSLGHPVLRIIRIAVGNLNLGNLLPGETKPLSRPEIFAKLT; encoded by the coding sequence GTGAAAAATCTTTGTTACTTCGCTGCATACAAACCCTATGGGATGATTTCTCAATTTACTCCGGAATGTGAAGGAGACATTACGCTTTCCTCCTTATTTTCATTTCCAAGTGATGTCTATCCTGTAGGAAGGTTAGATAAAGACAGCGAAGGACTGTTGATATTGACAAATGATCCTAAAATCAATTCGACAATATTAAATCCATTAAATAAATGCGTTAAAACATATTGGGTTCAGGTGGATGGTAATGCCGATGATGATTTTATCAAAAAGATTTCACAGGGTGTAAAAATTAAATTGAAAGATAAATTTTATAATACCCTACCCTGTGAGGCAAAAGTAATCCAGGGCGACATAAAAGTTCCTGAAAGAAACCCACCGGTAAGAATCCGGAAACAAATTCCAACAACATGGTTGGAAATTAAGTTAAAGGAAGGCAAAAACAGGCAAATCCGAAAAATGTGTTCATCTCTTGGTCACCCAGTGCTAAGGATTATCCGTATTGCCGTTGGAAATTTAAATCTTGGAAATTTACTACCCGGAGAAACCAAACCATTGTCCAGGCCTGAAATCTTTGCAAAATTGACATAA
- the lepB gene encoding signal peptidase I: MSTLIFLIISYLLLCLSLYWLFPKLGIEAVKAWIPGVNFAEWCAAIGHKKTHALWLLFPIVNIFILAGMSVDLVRSFGKMKFWHSAVAVIYPPAIFTLIAKDPTCQFIEPAYLKEKEYLNELHLAQKSKDSGKFDRLQRQSPYHKSAAREWVESIVFAVFAAAFLRMFILEAYVIPTPSMEGSLKVGDFLLVSKVHYGIRTPMTIAMIPLLHNTIPVIGSESYFKKPSLPYYRLPKLTEIKRNDPFVFNWPVGDSVYLGKTRSWAAFQKSNSPYADEDTNGAELRVRPLDKKDHYIKRCVGMPGDSIQVINRQLYINGQPGENPRHMQYLYIVKSTTTNINLKKLGEWGVNIYDTNAKSGLLYLDQEQLGKIKAMGSDIEIMPYPTQDNSVFPNDRKDWNFDNYGPVWIPKKGATVNLSLENLSLFDRVISVYEHNMLEVKNNQIYINGSQAQTYTFKQNYYWAMGDNRHNSEDSRAWGFVPEDHIVGKPLLIWFSLKNASLKEGINWKRIFRSASAQ; this comes from the coding sequence ATGTCTACTCTTATATTCTTGATTATCAGTTATTTACTTTTATGTTTGAGCTTGTATTGGTTATTTCCTAAACTGGGCATTGAAGCGGTAAAAGCATGGATTCCGGGAGTCAATTTTGCCGAATGGTGCGCCGCCATTGGACATAAGAAAACTCATGCACTGTGGCTTTTATTTCCAATCGTCAATATTTTTATTCTGGCAGGAATGAGTGTAGATTTGGTCAGATCATTTGGAAAAATGAAATTTTGGCACTCCGCTGTTGCTGTAATTTACCCACCGGCAATTTTTACCTTGATTGCCAAAGACCCTACTTGTCAATTTATTGAACCTGCCTATTTAAAAGAAAAAGAATATCTTAATGAATTGCATCTTGCACAAAAATCCAAGGACAGCGGAAAGTTTGATAGATTGCAAAGGCAAAGTCCCTATCATAAATCTGCAGCCAGAGAATGGGTAGAATCCATTGTTTTTGCAGTTTTTGCTGCTGCTTTCCTACGGATGTTTATTCTTGAAGCTTATGTTATCCCTACCCCATCTATGGAGGGTTCCTTAAAAGTTGGCGATTTTTTACTGGTTAGCAAAGTGCATTATGGAATCCGAACGCCAATGACCATTGCCATGATTCCTTTACTACATAATACTATTCCGGTGATTGGCTCAGAGTCTTACTTCAAAAAACCAAGTCTTCCATATTACCGGTTACCTAAATTGACTGAGATTAAGCGAAATGACCCGTTTGTTTTCAACTGGCCTGTTGGCGACAGTGTTTATTTGGGCAAAACCAGATCCTGGGCTGCCTTTCAGAAATCTAATAGCCCATATGCAGATGAAGATACAAACGGTGCTGAGTTACGAGTAAGACCTTTGGACAAAAAAGATCATTATATAAAAAGGTGTGTAGGGATGCCCGGTGACAGCATTCAGGTTATTAACCGACAATTGTACATCAATGGTCAACCTGGAGAAAACCCAAGACATATGCAATATCTGTATATTGTCAAATCCACAACTACGAATATTAACCTTAAAAAACTTGGTGAATGGGGCGTAAACATTTATGATACAAATGCAAAATCAGGATTACTTTACCTGGATCAGGAGCAATTGGGTAAAATTAAGGCTATGGGGTCTGACATTGAAATAATGCCCTACCCAACCCAGGATAATTCTGTATTTCCAAATGACAGAAAAGACTGGAATTTTGATAACTATGGTCCTGTCTGGATTCCTAAAAAAGGTGCAACTGTAAATTTGAGTTTAGAAAATCTAAGTCTTTTCGATCGGGTAATTTCAGTTTATGAACACAATATGCTTGAAGTAAAGAATAATCAAATTTACATTAATGGCTCGCAAGCTCAAACTTATACTTTCAAGCAAAATTACTATTGGGCAATGGGCGACAACAGACATAATTCAGAAGATTCAAGAGCCTGGGGGTTCGTTCCTGAAGATCATATTGTTGGTAAGCCATTACTGATCTGGTTCAGCTTAAAAAATGCAAGTTTGAAAGAAGGAATCAATTGGAAGAGGATTTTTCGATCAGCAAGTGCTCAATAA
- a CDS encoding ABC transporter substrate-binding protein, whose amino-acid sequence MLKTYLDQTGEFVDLINAPVRIVSLVPSQTELLSALGLDNEVVGITKFCVHPKQWYMSKTRIGGTKTPNIEKIHRLKPDLILANKEENNREDILKLRQHFPVWVSDIHNLEDAIQMIHSVGLMTNKSLYAESITKKIKLEIDRLKTEENQDKPLRVCYLIWKKPYMSIGSDTFIHDMIAQLGWQNVFEHKLRYPITDLEEIMSLHPDRILLSSEPYPFKEIDIAAFKPIHGLLVDGECFSWYGSRLTHSFSYFRNLKALILSA is encoded by the coding sequence TTGCTAAAAACCTATTTAGATCAAACAGGTGAATTTGTCGATTTAATAAATGCCCCTGTAAGAATTGTTTCTTTGGTGCCTTCACAAACTGAATTATTGTCTGCCCTGGGTTTGGATAATGAAGTTGTAGGAATAACGAAATTTTGCGTTCATCCAAAGCAATGGTACATGTCAAAAACAAGAATAGGAGGAACAAAAACACCCAATATTGAAAAAATTCATAGGTTAAAACCGGATTTAATTTTAGCAAATAAAGAAGAAAACAATAGAGAAGATATTTTAAAACTAAGGCAGCATTTTCCAGTATGGGTCAGTGATATACACAATCTTGAGGATGCAATTCAAATGATCCATTCTGTAGGATTGATGACAAATAAAAGTTTGTACGCAGAATCAATTACTAAAAAAATAAAACTTGAGATAGATCGTTTGAAAACTGAAGAAAACCAAGATAAACCACTGCGTGTTTGTTACTTAATTTGGAAAAAGCCATATATGAGCATTGGTTCTGATACTTTTATCCATGATATGATTGCTCAATTAGGGTGGCAAAATGTTTTTGAACATAAATTAAGATACCCAATAACAGACCTTGAGGAAATTATGTCCTTACATCCCGATCGAATTTTATTGTCATCCGAGCCTTATCCCTTTAAAGAAATCGACATTGCTGCATTCAAACCAATTCATGGATTATTGGTAGATGGGGAGTGCTTTTCATGGTATGGAAGCCGATTGACCCATTCTTTTTCGTATTTTCGCAATCTCAAAGCGCTTATTCTTTCTGCATGA
- a CDS encoding S8 family peptidase, with translation MKKLLPILLLLLGIKLTAQIIPHQYLVKYTSPQDFSIHLRSSSKETILVKELAGNYNVALIEFPASYTKDQEIQLLKNHSSISAYQCNHILSQRTCRPNDPEFSQQWNFSKMGFEDVWCYENGGISPLGDTLVIGVIDNGFDYGLTELKPNLFVNHKEIPDNKLDDDGNGYVDDYYGYNSVSFNGGDNHPLNNHGTNILGLVGALGDNGIGITGANQHIKMLLCSASNDAHLVECYTYFHKMKDQYLKSNGKSGAYIVASTISLGYDNAFPDEFPLICPLYDYLGEVGILNVCATVNKSDHDVSIKGDVPSLCPSLFLITVTNTDINDKKVDAAGFSKIHIDIGASGENIPVLEAGGSTGYSAGCSLSAPQVGGGIALLNQYCETYANLVKASPKEGLLLMRDFVLNCGDLNESLQDITSSGRRFNVQKSLICLEKFCNNLVEIEFIEIRPNPAIGDELNIVLGFERFAKYNLEIVNPLGQRIWHQELNYHPGVNNRQSINISNCNTGIYYVFVKSEHGSLSKAFIKK, from the coding sequence ATGAAAAAATTACTCCCCATATTATTATTGCTATTAGGTATTAAATTGACCGCCCAGATTATCCCTCACCAATATCTGGTAAAATACACATCCCCCCAAGACTTTTCTATCCATTTAAGATCAAGTTCAAAAGAGACCATTCTTGTTAAAGAACTGGCTGGCAACTACAATGTAGCACTTATAGAATTTCCTGCATCTTATACGAAGGATCAAGAAATCCAACTTTTAAAAAATCATTCTTCTATTTCTGCTTACCAATGTAATCACATACTCTCGCAAAGAACATGCCGCCCAAATGATCCAGAGTTCAGTCAGCAGTGGAATTTTTCAAAAATGGGTTTCGAAGATGTTTGGTGCTACGAGAATGGGGGGATCAGTCCTCTTGGGGATACTTTAGTAATCGGAGTAATTGATAATGGATTTGATTATGGTCTAACCGAATTAAAACCGAATCTGTTTGTTAACCATAAGGAAATTCCAGACAACAAATTGGACGATGATGGAAATGGGTATGTGGATGACTATTATGGCTACAACTCAGTAAGTTTCAATGGTGGGGACAATCACCCGTTGAACAATCATGGAACCAATATTTTAGGTCTTGTGGGCGCTCTAGGAGATAATGGAATAGGAATTACCGGAGCGAATCAGCACATCAAAATGTTACTTTGCTCAGCCTCCAATGATGCTCATCTGGTCGAATGTTATACTTATTTTCATAAAATGAAAGACCAATACCTGAAGAGTAATGGGAAATCAGGAGCATATATAGTTGCCAGCACCATTTCTTTAGGTTACGACAATGCGTTTCCTGATGAATTCCCACTTATATGTCCGTTGTATGATTATCTCGGTGAAGTTGGCATATTGAATGTTTGCGCAACAGTTAACAAGTCTGATCATGACGTTTCTATCAAAGGAGATGTTCCGTCTTTGTGCCCGAGTCTATTTTTAATAACAGTGACCAACACAGACATCAATGACAAAAAAGTGGATGCCGCAGGATTTAGTAAAATACATATAGATATTGGAGCAAGCGGCGAAAACATACCGGTCCTTGAAGCTGGAGGATCTACCGGATATTCGGCAGGATGCTCTTTATCTGCCCCCCAAGTTGGAGGAGGAATTGCTCTTCTTAACCAATATTGTGAAACCTATGCAAATCTTGTGAAAGCTTCACCTAAAGAAGGATTATTGCTGATGAGAGATTTTGTACTAAACTGTGGAGATCTGAATGAGAGCCTTCAAGATATAACCTCTTCGGGCCGTAGATTTAATGTTCAAAAGTCCCTGATTTGTTTGGAGAAGTTTTGCAACAACTTAGTGGAAATTGAATTTATTGAAATACGTCCTAATCCAGCAATAGGAGATGAATTAAATATTGTGTTGGGATTTGAAAGGTTTGCTAAATATAACCTAGAGATTGTCAATCCTTTAGGGCAACGAATCTGGCATCAAGAATTAAATTATCACCCTGGCGTAAACAATCGTCAATCTATAAATATAAGCAACTGTAATACAGGGATTTATTACGTTTTTGTTAAGTCTGAGCACGGAAGTCTTTCCAAAGCATTTATTAAAAAATGA
- the rpmB gene encoding 50S ribosomal protein L28, whose translation MSKVCDLTGTRPLFGNKVSHSNRKTKRRFNPNLQKKSFYVPETNEWVELKVTAKALRTIDKLGLFDYLKKLDKKANS comes from the coding sequence ATGTCAAAAGTATGTGATTTAACCGGTACGAGGCCATTATTTGGCAACAAAGTCTCTCACTCCAATAGAAAAACCAAGAGACGTTTTAATCCAAATCTTCAAAAGAAGAGCTTTTACGTGCCGGAGACCAATGAATGGGTTGAGCTTAAAGTGACCGCGAAAGCACTCAGAACTATTGACAAATTAGGTCTTTTCGATTATTTAAAAAAGCTTGACAAAAAAGCTAATTCCTAA
- the rpmG gene encoding 50S ribosomal protein L33, whose protein sequence is MAKKSKGNRQQIILECTEHKASGSPGTSRYITEKNRKNTPDRLELKKFNPILRKYTVHKEIK, encoded by the coding sequence ATGGCAAAAAAGAGTAAAGGCAACAGGCAGCAAATCATTCTTGAGTGTACTGAGCACAAAGCAAGTGGAAGTCCTGGCACCTCCCGTTACATTACAGAAAAGAACAGGAAAAATACTCCGGACAGATTGGAGTTAAAAAAATTCAATCCTATTCTCAGAAAATATACTGTTCATAAAGAAATTAAATAG
- a CDS encoding DUF4295 family protein encodes MAKVSKNAKVAQRAANVGSGRDFVKVIKSIKDPVTGKYTYKELIVHKDKVKEFFEQSK; translated from the coding sequence ATGGCCAAGGTATCCAAAAACGCAAAGGTTGCACAACGTGCAGCTAACGTAGGTTCCGGAAGGGACTTTGTGAAGGTTATAAAATCTATCAAAGACCCTGTTACTGGAAAGTATACGTATAAAGAACTAATAGTACACAAAGACAAGGTAAAAGAATTCTTCGAACAATCTAAGTAA
- the ftsY gene encoding signal recognition particle-docking protein FtsY, with the protein MGFFDRFFSKEKKEDLEQGLEKTKTGFFEKITKAIAGKSSIDDEILDELEQVLITSDIGLETTVKIIDRLQDRVARDKYLSTSELSELLREEISLLLAENKTEDLDDYYTGKTHPHVILVVGVNGVGKTTSIGKLAHQFKLKSKKVLIAAGDTFRAAAEDQLKIWSERVGCDFFTKGMGADPSAVAYEATQFAVKHGHDIVIIDTAGRLHTKTNLMNELGKIYRSINKSMPGAPHEVLLVLDATTGQNAIEQCRFFTETTHLTGLILTKLDGTARGGVVLGISDQFKIPIKYIGVGESIDKFQIFNRNAFIDLLFKKSDSSF; encoded by the coding sequence ATGGGCTTTTTTGATCGATTTTTTAGTAAAGAAAAAAAGGAAGACCTCGAGCAGGGTTTGGAAAAAACCAAGACTGGTTTTTTTGAAAAGATCACAAAAGCCATTGCGGGGAAATCAAGTATAGATGACGAAATTCTTGATGAGTTAGAACAAGTCCTGATTACTTCAGATATTGGATTAGAAACAACAGTTAAAATCATCGATCGCTTACAAGATCGAGTTGCTAGAGATAAATATTTGAGTACATCTGAACTTAGTGAACTACTGAGAGAAGAAATAAGTCTTCTTCTTGCAGAAAACAAAACAGAAGATCTTGACGACTATTACACTGGAAAAACCCACCCACATGTCATTTTGGTTGTCGGGGTTAATGGTGTAGGAAAAACTACCTCCATTGGTAAACTTGCCCACCAATTTAAACTAAAAAGTAAGAAAGTATTGATTGCTGCCGGAGATACATTCAGGGCTGCTGCTGAGGATCAATTAAAAATTTGGTCAGAACGAGTAGGATGTGATTTCTTCACAAAAGGAATGGGAGCCGACCCATCAGCTGTCGCCTATGAGGCTACTCAATTTGCCGTAAAACATGGACATGACATTGTCATCATTGATACAGCCGGAAGATTGCACACCAAGACAAATTTGATGAACGAATTAGGTAAAATATATCGTTCCATCAATAAATCAATGCCCGGGGCGCCACACGAAGTGCTCCTTGTTCTGGATGCAACAACTGGACAAAATGCAATTGAACAATGTCGCTTTTTCACAGAAACGACACATCTTACAGGTTTAATTCTCACTAAACTAGATGGCACAGCTCGAGGGGGAGTAGTTTTGGGTATTTCGGATCAATTTAAAATCCCGATCAAATATATTGGTGTCGGTGAATCCATAGATAAATTTCAGATCTTTAATCGCAATGCCTTTATTGACTTGTTGTTCAAAAAGTCAGATTCAAGCTTCTAA